The Tubulanus polymorphus chromosome 4, tnTubPoly1.2, whole genome shotgun sequence genomic interval GTTATTACGAACAGgaccccccccaaaaaaaaattagcatGCTAACCCCGTCCTGGAAATCAAATGGGACATCGCCCATTTCTGGTGATGATTCGTTCCTGATCACACAATCGAATGAAAAATAAGCCGATTCTCCGTGCGCTCCAGAAACGACGATTGATATCCATCATAAAAACAATGTACCACGTTTATTTACAACGAAATTTATTCTAAAAATACGTTTAGATACATTTATTCCGAATGTTATGAATGACAGTCTTCTAGACAACAAATTCTCTAAATATCTAGACAGCCTTCAGCCAATAATGTATATGTTATAAACCACCGCGGCTAGATTAAGTCCAGTTTTATAAAGCTATTAACGGAACTCATTTTTATACATAAATCAAAAAGGATATGGACGGCTGCCTATCAAGAAACTGATcatgattttcttttactggCCCGTAGGTAAAAGAAGTGAGTTATCAAAGATTCCATGAAAATACTGAGTGGGACTCAATATGACCATCTTATTTTTGACCATAAAAATGAACGTTTCTCCGATGCCTTTATGCGAATGTAATCTAacgattttgaatatataCTTATAGGTTATAAGGTTTACAATTTATAAAGCTTCGACTGTTTTTAGCAACATGAGTATTCTAAcgcaaaaagaaaaatttctgCAGCTTTCACTCGTTGAATTATCCATTATTCTTTCTCACAAATACACGTTCAAATTGGTTATGAAATCTGCTGTTTATAGACCTATTTTTAGATCTCATCTTCAAGCTGATCGATGGGAATGCCAGCCTCTTTAATAGCCTTCAGGAATTCCTTTTGATCCATCAGTGGCGGAAggttttcattatttcctAGATTTTTTTCACCATGTTTTCCTTGTATCAAAATCGGAATTTTTCTCACTGCAACATCAGTATCTGAGTCTTTCTCTATAACGATACCATTTTGTTCTGATGATACGAGTTCCTCACTTTGTTCGTTTTGTTCGCGTTGCGGGTCTTCCGATGTATTCAGTTCGAGTTGTTCCGAGATAACTGGTACTTCTTGCGGCTGTTGCCCGAGCTGAGTCTGATCAACTTCCTTTGGTTGAAAATGAAGCTTTTTGTTCTGGTCGACTAGTTTGTATAGGTAAAATGTAGttatcatcataatcaatGTAACACCAAGCATAAGCTTTTTCCGTGGCATTTTTTGCTACAAGAGAAAtttgcagaaaaaaaattttctttgaACATAAACCGAAACTAAgggaaaacaattttttggaTAATTTCGTTATGAAATGCGTGAAATTCAACCATGATATTGCTCAGAATAAAATTCTTGCACGTTAACCTGCAAATGTTGATGGACTCGATAAATCAGAGGTCCATTATTAACAATGACATGCTACCACTGACCTCGATAGATaaata includes:
- the LOC141904749 gene encoding uncharacterized protein LOC141904749; this encodes MPRKKLMLGVTLIMMITTFYLYKLVDQNKKLHFQPKEVDQTQLGQQPQEVPVISEQLELNTSEDPQREQNEQSEELVSSEQNGIVIEKDSDTDVAVRKIPILIQGKHGEKNLGNNENLPPLMDQKEFLKAIKEAGIPIDQLEDEI